A genomic stretch from Microplitis mediator isolate UGA2020A chromosome 10, iyMicMedi2.1, whole genome shotgun sequence includes:
- the LOC130676337 gene encoding uncharacterized protein LOC130676337, giving the protein MGQLPSARVRSSKAFLHTGIDYAGPVTLKTFQGRGAKTYKGWIAVFVYLATSAVHSEIVTDYSTDAFVAAFQRITSWRGACSTLYSDCGTNFVEADATLKKEFAAGSRQLKELQYLLATDGTDWKFNPPSVSHFGGKWEAAVKSITFHLIRTIGESLLTYDQLTTVLTQIEAVLNSRLIAPLSEDPADLTTLTPGHFLIGEPLIAVPGPSLLENNTATL; this is encoded by the coding sequence ATGGGACAATTGCCATCCGCTCGTGTAAGATCATCCAAGGCTTTCCTACACACTGGAATAGACTACGCTGGGCCAGTAACACTGAAGACGTTTCAAGGTCGAGGTGCGAAAACTTATAAAGGATGGATCgctgtatttgtatatctcgCTACGTCCGCTGTACATTCAGAAATTGTCACCGATTACTCTACTGACGCTTTCGTCGCAGCATTTCAACGAATTACTAGTTGGAGAGGCGCCTGCAGTACCCTATACTCGGACTGTGGTACAAATTTTGTAGAAGCAGACGCCACGCTAAAGAAAGAATTCGCAGCAGGATCGAGACAGCTAAAGGAACTTCAGTATTTACTCGCTACAGATGGCACAGACTGGAAGTTCAATCCGCCAAGCGTTTCCCATTTTGGTGGCAAATGGGAAGCAGCCGTTAAGTCAATCACGTTTCATCTCATACGAACTATTGGTGAATCGCTATTGACTTACGACCAACTCACTACAGTTTTAACTCAGATTGAGGCTGTGTTAAATTCGAGACTGATCGCTCCGCTATCCGAAGATCCTGCAGATTTAACCACTCTGACTCCCGGACATTTCCTCATTGGTGAACCACTAATCGCTGTACCTGGACCTTCGCTACTGGAGAACAATACCGCTACGTTGTGA
- the LOC130676338 gene encoding uncharacterized protein LOC130676338 — protein sequence MAAVVDLKVTDATGSSNISLVCAKTQVAPLKPISIPRMELNAAVLLAQLVLYVKKVLKLENVPIFLWADSAVSLTWIRNNPARWKVYIRNRVTKIQESLPSVNWDFVPRKLNSADCASRSLTAAKLEQHLL from the coding sequence ATGGCTGCTGTCGTCGACTTAAAAGTTACTGACGCTACTGGAAGCTCCAATATTTCGCTAGTGTGTGCCAAAACACAAGTTGCACCACTGAAACCCATATCAATACCAAGAATGGAGCTCAATGCCGCTGTCTTACTCGCTCAACTGGTACTCTACGTCAAGAAAGTCTTGAAACTTGAAAATGTACCAATATTCTTGTGGGCAGACTCCGCTGTATCCTTAACGTGGATACGAAACAACCCAGCTAGATGGAAAGTCTACATTCGCAACAGAGTTACCAAGATTCAAGAATCGCTACCAAGTGTCAACTGGGATTTTGTTCCTAGGAAACTTAACTCAGCTGACTGCGCTTCAAGAAGTTTAACAGCAGCCAAACTAGAACAGCATTTGCTATGA